Proteins encoded by one window of Balneolaceae bacterium:
- a CDS encoding SHOCT domain-containing protein: MHWVDGIDSWITLTWWAVLILMVILVTRYFVRRNMHPEENTALEILKKRYAKGEIDKEEFERKKKHISD; this comes from the coding sequence ATGCACTGGGTAGATGGAATAGATAGTTGGATAACACTCACATGGTGGGCGGTTCTTATCCTCATGGTGATCCTCGTTACCCGTTATTTTGTACGGCGAAACATGCATCCCGAAGAAAATACAGCATTAGAGATCTTAAAAAAGCGATATGCAAAGGGAGAGATCGACAAGGAGGAGTTTGAACGAAAGAAGAAACATATTTCGGATTAG
- a CDS encoding acyl-CoA desaturase yields the protein MKNVEKVTFNNRTSREFSKTVKQRVDQYFQENELSKHANVQMVVKTVVMLSVYLGSYALIISGQFSLGTMWFLTFLMGVGTAGIGFSISHDALHGAYSSNKHINNALGYTFNLLGANGYMWKITHNIIHHTYTNIHGHDEDLEIAGFIRLSPHSEHKMIHRVQHILAFFAYSLAMVTWVFIKDYKNFLKTNIGPYNNKNHPLSEWIILFVTKGMYYAYILVLPMLLLDISWVHLIIGFLTLQFTAGVIIGMVFQLAHVVEGTDHPLPDEDNMIDEHWMIHEMVTTNNFARDNKALCWFVGGLNFQIEHHLFPRVCSIHYPAISPIVEKTADEFNIPYNHHETFFEALASHYRTLKKFGDPDFTYTETRGVHA from the coding sequence ATGAAAAATGTAGAAAAAGTCACCTTTAACAACCGCACAAGCCGGGAATTCAGTAAAACCGTAAAGCAGCGGGTTGACCAGTATTTCCAGGAGAATGAACTCTCCAAACACGCCAACGTTCAGATGGTTGTAAAAACCGTGGTGATGTTAAGTGTGTATCTTGGCTCCTATGCGCTCATTATCTCAGGGCAGTTTTCTCTCGGCACCATGTGGTTTTTAACATTTTTGATGGGAGTAGGAACGGCCGGTATCGGTTTTTCCATTTCGCACGATGCACTTCACGGCGCCTATTCATCAAACAAACATATAAATAACGCCCTGGGATATACATTCAATCTGCTTGGGGCTAACGGCTATATGTGGAAAATTACTCATAACATTATTCACCACACTTATACCAATATTCACGGCCACGATGAGGACCTGGAAATAGCGGGCTTTATCCGTCTTTCCCCTCACTCAGAGCATAAGATGATCCATCGTGTTCAGCACATTCTTGCTTTTTTTGCCTATAGCCTGGCCATGGTAACCTGGGTGTTCATCAAAGACTATAAAAATTTTCTGAAGACAAATATCGGCCCGTATAACAACAAAAATCACCCACTCAGCGAATGGATCATCCTGTTTGTAACCAAAGGAATGTACTATGCTTATATCCTGGTTTTACCCATGCTCCTGCTTGATATTAGCTGGGTTCATCTTATCATTGGTTTTCTCACTCTTCAGTTTACAGCCGGTGTAATTATCGGGATGGTCTTTCAGCTTGCCCATGTGGTTGAGGGGACCGATCATCCTCTTCCGGACGAAGATAATATGATAGACGAGCACTGGATGATTCACGAAATGGTGACGACCAACAATTTTGCGCGTGATAATAAAGCGTTATGCTGGTTTGTTGGCGGACTCAATTTTCAGATTGAACACCATCTTTTCCCGAGAGTTTGCAGTATTCACTACCCGGCTATCAGCCCTATCGTTGAAAAAACAGCCGATGAGTTCAATATTCCCTACAATCATCATGAGACCTTTTTTGAAGCGCTGGCCTCTCATTACCGTACCCTCAAAAAATTTGGCGATCCTGATTTCACTTATACAGAAACAAGGGGTGTACATGCTTAG
- a CDS encoding M48 family metalloprotease produces the protein MVKSILKNTFLVLIVGLLVSACSIQKSAITGDKRAYGYSWNQEKQIGKDADQEIQQFYGLYSNDALQKYVDKIGQEMLAVSHMQRADTPNQYRDTEFYFRLLDSPVVNAFALPGGYIYVTRGLLSHLDNEAQLAVVLGHEIGHVAARHASQRAFEQQIGQIALIGGAIAGQQFLGIPGGDILGMGSMAAQMLFLSYGREDERESDRLGVEYASMQRYKSAEGAQFFVSLERMSAQSGQSIPSWQSTHPDPAERATSIPQLAEEWRAKGYEQTVVNTDQYMGMLDNMIYGENPREGFTRNGTFYHPEMKFQFSYPDGWQIINQRSLVAVVNSDQNAVSIMRLDNESANAEASVNEFLNQEGITTTGKSSTTSRGLRAFRAEATGNTEDGTQLKFYLYSIEYDGMIYRFVNYTTLDNYGTYGPRFQQITNGFRELTDSGILSIQPVRLQSFKTTRSGTFRSFLPNNLESLTITVTPEDLAIMNQVGLDERIESGTWIKIPR, from the coding sequence ATGGTGAAATCAATTTTAAAGAACACTTTTCTGGTACTTATTGTCGGCCTGTTGGTTTCTGCCTGCAGTATTCAAAAAAGTGCAATAACCGGAGACAAACGTGCATATGGCTATAGCTGGAATCAGGAAAAACAGATTGGCAAAGACGCCGATCAGGAGATTCAACAGTTTTACGGGTTATATAGTAATGATGCACTGCAGAAATATGTCGATAAAATAGGGCAGGAGATGCTGGCCGTAAGCCATATGCAGCGTGCCGATACACCAAATCAGTATAGGGATACGGAATTTTACTTCCGTCTTTTAGACAGCCCGGTCGTCAACGCTTTTGCCCTGCCCGGCGGATACATTTATGTAACCAGGGGGCTGTTATCTCATCTTGATAATGAAGCTCAGCTCGCCGTGGTTTTGGGACATGAAATTGGCCATGTGGCCGCACGCCACGCCTCCCAACGTGCTTTTGAGCAACAAATAGGACAAATCGCTTTGATCGGGGGAGCCATAGCCGGTCAACAATTCCTGGGAATTCCCGGAGGTGATATTCTTGGTATGGGCAGCATGGCGGCACAGATGTTGTTTTTAAGTTACGGCAGAGAAGACGAAAGGGAATCCGATCGTCTTGGGGTAGAATACGCCTCTATGCAGCGTTATAAATCGGCTGAAGGCGCGCAATTTTTCGTATCGCTGGAGCGAATGTCTGCCCAATCCGGGCAAAGTATTCCAAGCTGGCAATCAACACACCCCGATCCCGCTGAAAGGGCAACATCTATCCCCCAACTTGCAGAAGAATGGAGAGCCAAAGGATATGAACAGACAGTTGTAAATACCGATCAGTACATGGGTATGCTTGATAACATGATCTATGGTGAAAATCCCCGCGAAGGATTTACACGAAACGGTACGTTCTATCACCCGGAAATGAAATTTCAATTCTCCTACCCGGACGGCTGGCAGATAATAAACCAGCGGTCGCTTGTAGCCGTAGTCAATAGCGATCAGAACGCGGTTTCAATTATGAGGTTGGACAACGAATCGGCAAATGCAGAGGCCTCGGTTAACGAGTTTTTAAATCAAGAGGGTATTACCACAACAGGAAAATCGAGTACAACCAGCAGAGGACTTCGAGCATTCCGGGCAGAAGCCACCGGGAATACCGAAGATGGAACTCAACTCAAATTCTATCTCTATTCTATAGAGTACGATGGTATGATTTATCGGTTTGTGAACTACACCACGCTTGACAACTACGGAACCTATGGCCCTCGCTTTCAACAGATAACCAACGGCTTTAGAGAGCTGACTGATTCAGGCATTTTAAGTATTCAGCCGGTTCGCCTGCAATCCTTTAAAACCACCCGTTCGGGCACATTCCGGTCCTTCCTCCCTAACAATCTCGAAAGCCTTACCATAACCGTTACACCCGAAGATCTTGCCATTATGAACCAGGTAGGCCTCGATGAGCGTATCGAAAGCGGTACGTGGATAAAGATCCCGAGATAG
- a CDS encoding helix-turn-helix domain-containing protein yields the protein MSKAGLKKREQMEVVSKKLYVKYMVSLRCKLILKEELKNLNIKYSISVHGAIIFHEAITEYRLNELNQNLQKSGLLLLDEPNSLLIDKIINTIIEVIHYSEELPKVNFSDVISDKLGSDNESILKIFSDVKGMSVMQFIILQKVERIKELLLYEELTLQEIAKKLYYKNEDLLIAQFKKHTGLTPAYFKKLRKERLNLSEGVRSSKKHVG from the coding sequence ATGAGTAAAGCAGGTTTAAAGAAGCGTGAACAAATGGAAGTTGTGAGCAAAAAACTCTATGTGAAATATATGGTGAGCTTACGATGCAAGTTAATTCTGAAGGAAGAATTAAAAAATCTCAATATAAAATATTCCATTTCAGTGCACGGCGCTATCATTTTTCATGAAGCGATTACAGAATATCGGCTAAATGAATTGAATCAGAATTTGCAAAAATCCGGACTGCTATTGCTGGATGAACCGAATAGTTTACTGATTGATAAAATCATAAATACCATTATTGAAGTAATTCACTATTCCGAAGAGTTGCCAAAGGTGAATTTTTCAGATGTTATCAGTGATAAGCTTGGGTCTGATAATGAATCTATTTTAAAAATATTTTCGGATGTGAAAGGAATGTCTGTTATGCAATTTATAATTCTTCAGAAAGTTGAACGCATTAAAGAGTTGTTACTTTATGAGGAGTTGACACTTCAGGAGATCGCCAAAAAACTTTATTACAAAAATGAAGATCTTCTGATTGCTCAATTCAAAAAACATACGGGCCTCACTCCTGCCTATTTTAAAAAGTTAAGAAAAGAGCGTTTAAATCTTTCTGAGGGAGTTCGTTCTTCTAAAAAACACGTCGGGTAA